The nucleotide window CCAGCTTCCTATTGTGCTTGCTTACCCCCGGTTTGGTTTTTTCCTGGCCTTGCTCCTGCTCACCTGGTGGCCCATAGTTGCGGCACCACCCGGCCCGGCCGCGCTGACTGCCCCAGACAGCGCCCGGCTGCCGATTGCCCACCATTTCGTGCTGACCAGCCTGCCGGCCAATACCCCCACCGATGCGGCCCTGTACCTGGTGGGCTCGTTCAACAACTGGCAGCCGGCCGATGCCCGCTACCGGTTTAGCCGGCAGGCCAACGGCCTGTTTGCCCTCACCCTGCACACCCGGCTGCCCCGGCTCGAATACAAAGTTTCGCGGGGAAGCTGGGCATCCATTGAGGGCAGCGGGCACGGGCAGGTGCGCGCCAACCGCGTGGTGACCCGCCGGCAAGCCCAGGCTGGCGACGTAGAAGTGCGCGTGCAAAGCTGGGAAGACCTCACGGCCACCTTTCAGTTCTACTCGCTCTACGACCTGCTCCTGCTGTTTTCGTGCTTTCAGGGCGGGCTGCTGCTGGTGGCCATTCCCAGCATTCAGCAAGCCAACCGGGCGGCCAACCGCTGGCTGTTGTGGCTGCTGGGGCTAGGCGCCGGCGCTACCCTGCTCACGGTGGTGAGCAGCGACCGGGCCGTAGCCAATACCTACCCGCAGCTTACGTTGGTACCGGACTTCATCTGGTTTCTCTACGGGCCCCTGTTCTACTGCTATATCCGGCGGCTCCTGTTCAACGAAGCCCAGTCGCAGCGCAAGTGGCTGTATTTTGTGCCTTCCGGCCTGCAGCTGCTGGTCTACCTGCCCTATTTTCTGCTCGACAGCTACGAGTTTCAGCTCCGGCTGGTCAGCCACGAGCCCATGCTGCGCAGCGTTTTGCTGACAACCGGACTGGCGGCGCTGCTTACCAATGGGGCCTACTGGCTGGCCTGCCGCCGCGCTATCCGGGCGTATACCCGGCAGTACGAAGCCAGCGTGTCGTATGCCCAGAACCTGCGCTACCTTTCCACGGTGCTGGGCATCCAAGCGGTTTGTCTGGTGCTGTGGGGCTTTCTGTTTGGGGTGGTGTTGGCCAGCCGCTGGGTGGCTTTCGACGTGTACACCCTGGCGGCCCGCAACCTCGAGTTGATCTGGCTGGTATTTTCCACCCTGCCCTATTTCCTGGGCTATGTGGTTTTGCACCAGCCCCAGATCTTTCGGCTGGTGCCCGCTCCGGCGGAGCCTAAGCTGGAACCGGAAGCGGCTCTTATACCAAGCCCGACTCCGGCGGTACAGCTTGCCGAAGTTTCCGCCGCCAAGGCGCCAGCTGCGGAGCTGCCCGCGGCCCCACGCCCGCCCCGCCCAGCCGGAGCAACGCTGGACCTCGCGGCCGCCCAGGCTGCCGTGACCAGCTACATGCGGCAGCACAAGCCCTACCTCAGCCCCAGCCTCACGATTCATGAGCTGGCTGGGGGCTTGCAGCTGCCGCCACATGTGTTGTCCAAAGTTATCAACGAGGGCTTCGGCCAGAACTTCTTCGACTTTGTGAATGCCTACCGCGTGGAGGAGTTCAAGCAGCTGATGGCCACGCCGCGCGCCCAGCAGTACACCCTCCTGGCTCTGGCCCTGGAAGTGGGCTTCAACTCCAAATCGGCTTTCAACCGCGCCTTTAAAAAGCAAACCGACCAAACCCCGCGAGAGTACTTCAGCGGGGTTCGGGAGGAGTGAAGCCAGGCACCGAAGTACCACTTTTGGAAAAGGAGCCACATTATATTTGGTCTAAATACCTACACATCATATAGTTGATTTAATTACACCAAGTAACTAGGGGCGGCTTAGCAAAGTGGGGCGCGCCCGGGAAAGCAAGGGACGATGTTTACCAAACCAAATCGGCGCGGCCCTGGTCGGCCGAGGCGGGACGTACGCTTTTCTCCCACTTGGCGGCCGCTGGTGCCGCCTGGCTATTCCCCCTTCTATGTCCTTGCCCAAACTGCTCCTGCTGCTATTGTTTCTCGGCAGCTGCTTCACCACCCTAGCCTCCTCCCCCCACAGCCGCGCCCCGCAACCCGCCCATCACCCGCATCGACCCCACGTTCTGGTGGGTGGGTATGAAAAACCCGAAGCTCCAGCTGCTGGTGCACGGACCTGCTATTGCGGGCAGTCAGGTAGAGCTGGCCAACTATGAGGGCGTCACGCTCGACGGCTTCCAGAAGCTGGAAAGCCCCAACTACCTGCTCGTCAACCTCACCATCAACCCCACGGCCAAGCCCGGGAAACTCAAGCTGCAGTTTAAGGGCTCCAAGAAAGTAGCCTACGAATACGAGCTGCGCCAGCGCACCACCCCCGGCGACAAAACTAAAGTGCAGGGCATCAGCAGCGCCGACCTGATTTACCTGCTCATGCCCGACCGGTTTGCCAACGGCGACCCTACCAACGACGTGGTGAAAGGCAACCGCGCCCCCGGCGTAGCCCGCGACTCCATGTACGCCCGCCACGGCGGCGACTTGAAGGGCATAGAGCAGCACTTCGACTACCTGAAAGACTTGGGTGTGACGGCCATCTGGCCTACCCCGGTGGTCGACAACAACATGCCCAAAGCCGGCTACCACGGCTACGCCCTTACCGACTACTACGCGGTAGACCCGCACTACGGCACCAACGAGGACTACGTGCGCTTTGTGCAGCGGGCCCACCAGCAGGGCCTTAAGGTGATTCACGACGTGGTGCTCAACCACATCGGCAGCTACCACTACCTCTGGCTCGACCAGCCAGCCAAGGACTGGTTTCACCAGTGGCCCACTTTCACGCGCGGCAACTACCGCAACGGTACCGTAAACGACCCGCACGTGGCCGCTAAGGACCGCCAGCTGTTTAGCAATACCTGGTTTGACACCACCATGCCCGACCCAGCCCAGGAAAACCCGCTGGTGGCTACCTACCTTATCCAGAACTTCCTGTGGTGGGTGGAGTACACCGGCGTCGACGGCTACCGCGTGGACACTTATACGTATTCCGACCCCAAGTTCCTGATGCAGTGGGGACAGGCCATTCTGGAGGAGTACCCGCAGCTGGGCATGTTTGGCGAAACCTGGATGCAGGAGGCCGAGGGCGTGGCCCAGCAAGCTTTCTGGACGAGCAACGTATTTCCGCCCGTTAATGGCTTTAAGAGCAACCTGCCGGGAGCCATCGACTTTATCTTGCGCCAGGCCCTGCTCGAAAGCCTGAATAAGCCCTCCGGGTTTGCGGAGGGCACCGCCAAGCTGTACTACGCCGTGCAGGGCGACTGGATGTACGAGGATGCCTCGCGCAACGTCATTTTTCTGGATAACCACGACGTGGACCGGGTATTCTCGGTGCTGGGTGAGGACGTGCGCAAGCAGAAATTAGCCTTGGCCTGGCTGCTCACCGAGCGCGGCATCCCGCAGCTGTATTACGGCACCGAGGTGCTGATGAAGAACTTCAGCCGCCCCGATGGATTGCTGCGGGAAGACTTCCCCGGCGGCTTCCCCGGCGACCCGAAAAACGCCTTCACGACGGCGGGCCGCACCCCGGCCCAGCAGGACATGCACGCGTTTGTGCGCAAGCTGGCCAACTACCGCAAAACCCACCCCGTGCTGCAAACTGGCCAGCTCACCCACTTCGTGCCGGAAGACGGCGTGTATACCTATTTCCGCCACGATGCCCAGGGCCACACGGTGCTGGTGATGCTGAACTGCAACCCCACTGCGAAATCGGTACCACTGCAGCGCTTTGCCGAACGCCTGCAGGGCTACACCTCGGCCCAGGACGTGCTGACGGACGGCATAGTGACGGACCTGCAAACGGCCAACGTGCCGGCTTATACCGCGCTGGTGTGGGAGCTGCGCTAAGCTTGCAGCCTGGGTTACTGCTGCCATTCATTCCCCTCTTAACCGCTTTGTGATGCATACCCTCATTCTGGGAGGTACCACCTTCGATCATATCGTAACGCTGCCCAAGCTGCCGGCCCCGCAGCCGCAAACCATTCACCAGGCGCCTTTCCATGAAGGCACGGGCTCCACTGGCGCAGGCAAAACCCTGCCTCTGACCAAGCTGGGGGTACCCAATGTGCTATACTCCGCCGTGGGCGACGATGCCTACGGCCACCACATCCGGGCCGATTTGCGGGCGCAGGGCGTAGTGGCTCACTATCTAGTGGACCCAGCCGGTACGGAGCGCCACGTGAACCTGATGGATGCCCAGGGCCAGCGGATTTCTATGTTCATCACGCAGGCCTCCGTCACGCTGCCTTTCGACCAGGCTGAAGTGACAGGCTTGATCAAGGACAGCGCGTGCGTGGTGGTAAACATCATTCCCTATTGCCAGCCGCTGATTCCGCTGCTGCAAGGCTACCCCCACCCTATCTGGACCGATCTGCACGACTACGACGGCCACAACCCCTATCACCAGCCCTTTATTGCCGCAGCCCAGTACATCCACCTCAGCTCCGATAACCTGCCCGACTACCGGCCGGTGATGGAGCAGTTGCGGGCGGCGGGCAAGCGCCTGGTAGTGTGCACCCACGGCGCGGCGGGGGCTACCCTGCTTACCGATGAAGGCCAGTGGCTGGAACAGCCTGCCGTGCCCGCAGCCGCCGTGGTCGATAGCAACGGGGCCGGCGACAATTTCTTCGCCGGCTTCCTGTATGGCTTTCTACGCGAGGAGCCCTTGCAAAAATGCCTGCAGTACGGCGCTTTGTGCGGGAGCTGGTGCGTGGGTGCCCTGGGCTTAGTGGACCTGGAGTTAAGCAGCTCTCGGCTGAAAAAAGCTTGGCACCAGCACTTTGGCAATGCCTAGATCGGCAAATGTTTTTCCTCATGTCCTGCGCCCACCATGCTGCCTTATATTGGGCGGTGTTGCTGCGCAGGTATTTTTTTACCCATAGGTTAGAAGAAGTTGAGGACCTGCCTCTCTTGTTGTAGCTCCCCCTGCTGCTTTTCTATGATTCTTAGCCTACTATCTCTCTCATTCTGCGAAGAGGTTACTTTTTTCGGGGCTCATACATCCTTTTGTGGCCCGGCTGAATCTAGCAGTATAGTACTCCGTTCTGTTTTCTCCTTTCTGAGCTATGCTGAAGTCGTTTTCTTCTGATTGCGCCTCCCTCGAACAACAAGTAAAGCTGGTTTCCCGCATTGTGCGGGTCTGGACGCTGGTGGGCGCCGGCCTGCTGGTATTTGCCACCTTCCTGTAGCCGCCGCTGGTTGCTCACGGGCCTGTTACTTTTGTGGCGTCTACCCTCCTTAGTGTTATGCGCCTTTTCCTGCTGCCCGCCGCCCTGCTGCTGAGCGCCGCCACGCCTGCCTGTTCTTCCCAGCCCGCCGAAACATCTGCCAGCAGCCCTGCGGCCGAACAGCCGGCCCAGGCGCCCGCCGGCCTGCGCGAAACCTTCGAGCAGGGCCAGAAAGCCTCTTACGCCGAGGCCGACGAAGCCCTGGCGTCGGGTTCCTGGCACTTCACCGATGCGCTTATCGGCTCTTCCGAGCAGGACCACAAGCGGGGCCAGCGGGCCGTGCGCCTGCGGGGTCAGGGCCGCCTGCGCATGAACTTTGATGCGCCCGCCGGTTTGCGCCAGCTACAGGTTTCGGCCGCCGCCTACGGCTCCGATGCCGCCAGCACCTGGGAGCTGTGGGGCAGCGTGGATGGGGGCCGCACGTACCGTCGCATCGGCCAGCCGGTGCGCACCCAGGGGCCGCGCCTCGTCGTCACCACTTTCGAAGGCAGCACCTCTACGCCGCTGCGGCTGGAAATTCGCAAAACGGATGGCGGATCTGGCCGCCTGAATATCGACGACATCGTGCTGAGCAGCGCGGCCGGGACAGCCTCAACGGTAGCGCCGGGCACCAGGCCCGCGCCCGCCGCGTCTTCGTTGCCGGCGGGTGCCACGGCCCGCGCCGAGGCGGTAGTTACGCGCCGCGACGACAACCTGGCCCTGGGCAACCCCAGCGGGGCAACGGCCAGCCTCAGTACGCCCACCAACTACCTGCTTGCCAAACCGCAGTACACGCTTAGCTACAACGCCCAGCGCGGCACGCCCAACTGGGTGAGCTGGCACCTGAACCGGGCCTGGATGGGCAGCGCCCCCCGCCAAGACGACTTTCGGCCCGACCCAGCCCTGCCCCGGGAGTTCTACCAGGTGACACCCCGCTCCTACTCCGGCTCGGGCTTCGACCGGGGCCACAACTGCCCTTCGGCCGACCGCACCACCGACCTCGACGACAACTCCAGCACCTTCCTGATGACGAACATGATTCCGCAGGCCGGTGCCAACAACCAGCGCACCTGGAGCGGGCTGGAAGAATGGACGCGCACCCAGGTGGAGCGCGGGCAGGAGGTTTACGTCGTCATGGGCTGCTACGGCAAGGGTGGCACCGGCACGGCCGGCCCGCGCACCACCCTCGACAATGGCCGCGTGATGGTGCCGGCCCGGGTGTGGAAAGTGATGGTGATATTACCCGAAGGCAGCAACGACCTGCAGCGCATTGCCGCCGGCCAGGCCCGCATTCTGGCCGTCGATACACCCAACGACCAGCAGGTAAACCCCGACTGGAGCCGCTACCGCGTAAGCGTGGACGCCATTGAGGCGGCAACCGGCCTCGACCTGCTTTCGGCCCTGCCCCGCCCTGTGCAGGAGCAACTGGAAAGCCGTGTTGATACTGGTGCTATTCGGTAGGCTTATTGGATTTTTATCGTATTTAATCAATCTAAATCGATTGCGGTAAACTCTTTTTTCGCTTTCAGGTTATGCCAGATGAGTAGTCGTTTGAGGGTTTGGTTGAAACACTAACCCGAGCGAGCGGCTACTTTGGCAGTCAGCAGGATTATCATTACATATTTCTGACTTTCAGCTTATTAACCATATTAATGAGCGAAAGTAAAGTAAATAGCAGATCTTTGCGACTACCTTTGCAAGGTATTGGAGGAGTTTGGGTTCATGAAAAAAGTATTACTACTGGTGTTGCTGGTGCTTGGAGTCGGGCTGTCCGTTTCACAAGCTCAGCAAATTGTATTTAGCGGACATGTTACCGAAGCGACTACCGGCCAGCCGGTGCCCTTCGCTTCCATCTTCGTGAGGGGTACCAGCCTCGGCGTCACGGCCGATGAGAACGGCCAGTTCCGTCTCACCGTCAACCGCAGCATCGATTCCCTCTCGGCCGGAGCAGTGGGCTTCAAGCCACTAAGCCGGGCCGTAAGCAAGGCTCCCGCGCAAACCATCAACTTTGCCCTGCCCGGCAGCAGCGTTTCGCTGGGTGAAGTGGTGGTGCGGGCCGGCGAAAATCCGGCCTTTGCCGTGCTGCGCAAAGTACAGCAGCACAAAAAGCAAAACGACAAAGCCCGGCTCGAAGC belongs to Hymenobacter sp. J193 and includes:
- a CDS encoding helix-turn-helix domain-containing protein, which translates into the protein MLAYPRFGFFLALLLLTWWPIVAAPPGPAALTAPDSARLPIAHHFVLTSLPANTPTDAALYLVGSFNNWQPADARYRFSRQANGLFALTLHTRLPRLEYKVSRGSWASIEGSGHGQVRANRVVTRRQAQAGDVEVRVQSWEDLTATFQFYSLYDLLLLFSCFQGGLLLVAIPSIQQANRAANRWLLWLLGLGAGATLLTVVSSDRAVANTYPQLTLVPDFIWFLYGPLFYCYIRRLLFNEAQSQRKWLYFVPSGLQLLVYLPYFLLDSYEFQLRLVSHEPMLRSVLLTTGLAALLTNGAYWLACRRAIRAYTRQYEASVSYAQNLRYLSTVLGIQAVCLVLWGFLFGVVLASRWVAFDVYTLAARNLELIWLVFSTLPYFLGYVVLHQPQIFRLVPAPAEPKLEPEAALIPSPTPAVQLAEVSAAKAPAAELPAAPRPPRPAGATLDLAAAQAAVTSYMRQHKPYLSPSLTIHELAGGLQLPPHVLSKVINEGFGQNFFDFVNAYRVEEFKQLMATPRAQQYTLLALALEVGFNSKSAFNRAFKKQTDQTPREYFSGVREE
- a CDS encoding glycoside hydrolase family 13 protein — protein: MKNPKLQLLVHGPAIAGSQVELANYEGVTLDGFQKLESPNYLLVNLTINPTAKPGKLKLQFKGSKKVAYEYELRQRTTPGDKTKVQGISSADLIYLLMPDRFANGDPTNDVVKGNRAPGVARDSMYARHGGDLKGIEQHFDYLKDLGVTAIWPTPVVDNNMPKAGYHGYALTDYYAVDPHYGTNEDYVRFVQRAHQQGLKVIHDVVLNHIGSYHYLWLDQPAKDWFHQWPTFTRGNYRNGTVNDPHVAAKDRQLFSNTWFDTTMPDPAQENPLVATYLIQNFLWWVEYTGVDGYRVDTYTYSDPKFLMQWGQAILEEYPQLGMFGETWMQEAEGVAQQAFWTSNVFPPVNGFKSNLPGAIDFILRQALLESLNKPSGFAEGTAKLYYAVQGDWMYEDASRNVIFLDNHDVDRVFSVLGEDVRKQKLALAWLLTERGIPQLYYGTEVLMKNFSRPDGLLREDFPGGFPGDPKNAFTTAGRTPAQQDMHAFVRKLANYRKTHPVLQTGQLTHFVPEDGVYTYFRHDAQGHTVLVMLNCNPTAKSVPLQRFAERLQGYTSAQDVLTDGIVTDLQTANVPAYTALVWELR
- a CDS encoding carbohydrate kinase family protein, producing the protein MHTLILGGTTFDHIVTLPKLPAPQPQTIHQAPFHEGTGSTGAGKTLPLTKLGVPNVLYSAVGDDAYGHHIRADLRAQGVVAHYLVDPAGTERHVNLMDAQGQRISMFITQASVTLPFDQAEVTGLIKDSACVVVNIIPYCQPLIPLLQGYPHPIWTDLHDYDGHNPYHQPFIAAAQYIHLSSDNLPDYRPVMEQLRAAGKRLVVCTHGAAGATLLTDEGQWLEQPAVPAAAVVDSNGAGDNFFAGFLYGFLREEPLQKCLQYGALCGSWCVGALGLVDLELSSSRLKKAWHQHFGNA
- a CDS encoding DNA/RNA non-specific endonuclease, whose amino-acid sequence is MRLFLLPAALLLSAATPACSSQPAETSASSPAAEQPAQAPAGLRETFEQGQKASYAEADEALASGSWHFTDALIGSSEQDHKRGQRAVRLRGQGRLRMNFDAPAGLRQLQVSAAAYGSDAASTWELWGSVDGGRTYRRIGQPVRTQGPRLVVTTFEGSTSTPLRLEIRKTDGGSGRLNIDDIVLSSAAGTASTVAPGTRPAPAASSLPAGATARAEAVVTRRDDNLALGNPSGATASLSTPTNYLLAKPQYTLSYNAQRGTPNWVSWHLNRAWMGSAPRQDDFRPDPALPREFYQVTPRSYSGSGFDRGHNCPSADRTTDLDDNSSTFLMTNMIPQAGANNQRTWSGLEEWTRTQVERGQEVYVVMGCYGKGGTGTAGPRTTLDNGRVMVPARVWKVMVILPEGSNDLQRIAAGQARILAVDTPNDQQVNPDWSRYRVSVDAIEAATGLDLLSALPRPVQEQLESRVDTGAIR